The genomic region TTTTTTCATAGAAAGATAACTATTGATCAGTTTTGATTTAAACAGGTTGGATGTCCCATCAaatattggagaaatttttagtgtgTTGGAAACACGGCTCGATACACCAAGTGTTATAGTACaaatgatttaaatttttttttttttgaagtaacTACACTTATATTATGACCAAAATATGGATCTGTTTCCCTGAAAACTGTATTTCCTTGGGATCCCCATTTCCTTCTAACATAAGACTAattttggagagatttttcaatatgaccGGTACACGAAGTGGTACActacgtgtcactatacaaatggtgagatatatgggctaaaaatttattaacttaaaaaataaaatttatcatcactcatattaaaacacgtggtgtaccacttgtgtttTTATCGCAACTAaaattttcttccaattttgaCCGATCATAGGCTAAGGCGGGAAAACGATAGACACGTGGCAGTCACGCGTACGGAACAAGACTCGTTTCTGATTGGCCTAATGGCCATACCCGGTTAGACTCAATCCTATCCGTTGACTCACCACATCTCTAAACCAACAGCCCAGATGCATCTTACAATTAATAAACCCACTGAGCTCTGTAGAGAATGATTCTGCATGAGCTCTCGCCTCTGAGCTACTGAGAACGTCGAGCTGAAGAAGAAAGCTTGAAGCTTCCGCCATTGCCGATACGGCGTCGTATTGTAGCGAAACTGACTCAGGTACGTCGACACGGTGTCGTATTGTAGCTCTCTCCCTCGCATTCTGGTTCAACATCTCACCTCCTCTGTTTtaggggcttttttttttttctgagaaAATTGGAAATGTACCTTCTCTGATCGCCATGGCACATTAggattttatcatttttctttctccatATTCATATGGCATAGTATTGCAGAATTTAGGGTTtcgattttcttttgttttgctgCAGAAGTTGCAGAGACTTCAAAGATGGAAACTATGGTGTCCGGTTCAGATGAACCGGAGTTGAAGCATGGGAATCTGGTCATGCAGTGGAAGCATCTGTTGGACCACATTGACTTGCTCCAGACCCAGTTTGAAGAGCTTCAGGAACGGTTCGACTCGGAGTGGAACTCACTCCGGACCCGGCAGCGGGAGGTTGAGAAGCGCGAGGAGGAGTTGGGGGCTAAAGTTCTGAACTTTCAATCGGAATTGGAGTCCAAAGCTCAGGAATTGTATGAAATCGAGAGAATGgcgaaagagaaaagaagagaggTTGGTGGTAAGGAGAAATGGTTGTTGGAAATTGAGGAGTTGGTTAGGGGAAAGGAGAGGGAACGTGATTTGATAAAAAATGATATCGAAGAGCAAACGGAGAAATTGAATTCGGTTGTGAAAAGTTTGGATGAGAAGTCTAGGGAGCTGAAGGTGAAGAAGGAGGTCACTGAAGTGAACGGAAGGCGATTAAATGCGATGAAGGGGTCTATTGATGAGACCGTGAAAGATTTGGTTTCGAAACAAGAGCAGGTTAAAGCGGTGCAGAAATCTCTCGAAGAATGTCACAAGGAGATTCAATTGAAAAAGGTGTTACTTGGTGGCCTTGAGAAATCGATTAGGGAATGTTACAGTACACTCGAATCTAAAGAGAAAACCATCAGGGCAATGGagttgaaacaaaaacaatttgagTTGGTGGTTCAAGAGTGCCAAAAGCCTttggattcaaaagaaaagttgtTGCTAGAAGGTTGCCATGGACTCGAAATGAAGGAGAGGCAACTTGAAGAACAGGTCAGAGTGCTTGAAtcgaaacaaaaacaatttgagTTGATGGTTCAAGAGCGCCAAAAGCATtttgattcaaaagaaaagttgtTGCAAGAAGGTTTCCATGGACTCGAAATGAAAGAAGGGCGACTTGAAGAACAGGTCAGAGAATTTGAAtcgaaacaaaaacaatttgatTTGACGATTCAAGAACGCCGACAAATTTTGGATTCACAAGAGAAGTTGTTACAAGAAGGTTCCCATGGAGTTAAAACGAAAGAGAGGCAGCTTGAAGAACAGGTCAGAGAGCTcgaatcaaaacaaaaacaatttgagTTGCTGCAAAAATCCAAGGAAGACATCCAAAATCTGAAATCCAAGGAGAAGAATAATTGTTCCTGGGATGGCAGATGCTTGCAGTTGCTCATGAATGAGCACTGCACGAGAACCGATTTTGTATGTAGTGAAATTGAAGCTGTTCTTCAGGCATCATCTGACCCAGCAAAGCTCGTTTTGGATGCAATGCAAGGGTTTTACCCTTCAAATTGGACCGTGGACACCACTGAGTTTGTCTATGATTTGACAGTTATAAGGAGGAGTTGTATTCTTTTGTTACAGCAGTTGAAGAGATTCTCACTACAAATCAATCCTCAGGTGAGAAAAGAAGCAGGGGCTTTGGCGGCTGAATGGAAGGCTAAGATGACTGTGGCAACCGAGAATGGATTggagattttgggttttctggaGCTTGTTTCTGtgtatgaaatcacaactgttTATGATTCGAAGGAGCTTCAGAGTTTTCTTGGTATAGTGGCTCAGCACGAGCAAGGAACTGAGCTATGCCAGGCCCTTGGTATCACAGATAGGGCACCTGGTAAGCTCTTTTCCAGTCCTATTTATGTCAGCTGTTTATTCGTTTCAAAATTGCAGATTATTCAGTTAATCGAAGATGTAGTTGTTATATCATGTAGAGATGATAGGGCTTTAAAGTTTTGCAAGTAAATACTTCTCCTTTTTGCTGGCCTGAAAAAACGTAATCAGTTCTATTCATCCCAATTTTGTAACTGTGTTATTTAAGGATTTCGCATCTGCTGTTTCATGTTCTCTTCTCATTTGTCATGTAAGTATCTTAGTGAAGGTATCTGGTGCCGCACATACTCTTGCTTTGAACCGCTTCATCCCAGATCTCGTTATTGGAATTCTGCAAATTTTTCTAATTTGATCTTTTAGTTAGCCTCTGTCTCCAATTTGCACATAACACCATTGGTGTCTGATACATGCAAAACACAATGGCTATGCCATACCCCAATCCTACTGCTTACCACTTTAGTAAAGCACAACCCTGGCAAgtaatctttttctttgtttcttcttgCAACTGGACAGCAGGTAACAGCATTTCTTTGCCTATCAAAATTGAGGAACCAGAATTTTCACCTGTTATAAATGTAGCAATTTCATCTTCTCTGGATCTTCAACCGAATGCAAACACAGATGCAAGGAATTTGCAGGGCTGTACAAATGAGCATTTAAGTGAGAACGAGTCAGTACAGACCAAAATGCTTTTTAATCTACAAATATCATTGGACCCAGGAGAAGTTGTTTTGAAGTTGATAAAAGAATCTTTGGCTCAGTGCTGGAGAAAAGGAGATGTTGGTTGTGAATCTGCTGTCATGGAGGATAGCATTTCCCTGTTGAATGATCTAATGGATGTCTCCACGCCTATTGGACCAAATGTGATAAAAAATGCAAAAGAGCTAGCAGTCCAGTGGAAAGCAAAAATGAGAGTTGATTCTGAAAATTCAATGgagattttggggtttttaCAGTTTATAGTTACATATGGATTGGTTTCTACCTTTAACAGAGATGAGATTGTAAAGCTTCTTGGGACGATTTGTCAGCATAAAAAGGCCTTGGAATCATGCCAGGAAATTGGTTTTGCAGATATGATCCCTGGTAAATTTCTTGAAAATCAACTTTCATAGTGTGGTGTTTTGTTCCAGGACCATTGCTCTTATCTGTTTCTTTTGGTTGTTCACAAATTTTCGGCTATAGCTGGTTGTAATTATGAGTGTCCTAGCTAGATGCCATTCATGTGTCCATTGTGCTAGGGTGATAGCTTTGGCTGTTTTACACTGCCTTCGGGATTTAATTGGGTGAATATTTGCCAATGGCTTGAAGATGATCGATGGAAAACTTCATGATTCTGTATAAGCTATCATGAAAATGTACATGAAATTTAGAAAGAGAATGTTTACAGGCTAGACTGAATTTTCTTTGTGGATGTATTATATATTGTAAGGTGAAAGTTTTATTACTGTGGTTCAGAAGCTCTGAAAAATTTACATACAAGTGTCTTTTGATTCGTTTGATAGATAGTTTTTCTGAATGGTTCTCTTCTCCTCGGGTGAGAGTTCCAGTAATTGGGAACAAAGTTAGGATTGCGTCCTACGTTTTACCTGCATAATTAGGTTGCGTTCAAATTTCTTTCCCACCTcaaatatgttttcttttgatAATGCATTTGCTAGTGGTGACTTCTTTAAGTTTAGGTAGTTATAATTTGCAATTCTCCTTACGGAAATTCTCTGGAGCTGTTTGATGAATCCGTCAATTTTGTTTTACATGCTGCAGATTTTGTTCAGGATTTTATTGAAAGGAAGCAACTGATTGAAGCTGTCAGCTTGATTTGCACCTTCAAGTTAACTGACAGGTTCCCGCCGGTGTTACTCTTAAAAGAATACGTGGAAGTTGCAAGGAAGTCTTACTGCACAAAATGGCTGGTAAAAAGATCACTTGATGAAAAGGTATATTACATCTTCCTTGGACATCCTATAGCTCCTGCTGCTTAAATAGTTAAATTCGGGATCATTTTCGATGTAAATGTACATGTTTCAAGCCTTTACTTGTGCTCACAGAATGAGGTGCTAGACGACCACATAGCTGGTCTGAAGGCTGCGATTCAATGT from Pyrus communis chromosome 9, drPyrComm1.1, whole genome shotgun sequence harbors:
- the LOC137744692 gene encoding FRIGIDA-like protein 5 is translated as METMVSGSDEPELKHGNLVMQWKHLLDHIDLLQTQFEELQERFDSEWNSLRTRQREVEKREEELGAKVLNFQSELESKAQELYEIERMAKEKRREVGGKEKWLLEIEELVRGKERERDLIKNDIEEQTEKLNSVVKSLDEKSRELKVKKEVTEVNGRRLNAMKGSIDETVKDLVSKQEQVKAVQKSLEECHKEIQLKKVLLGGLEKSIRECYSTLESKEKTIRAMELKQKQFELVVQECQKPLDSKEKLLLEGCHGLEMKERQLEEQVRVLESKQKQFELMVQERQKHFDSKEKLLQEGFHGLEMKEGRLEEQVREFESKQKQFDLTIQERRQILDSQEKLLQEGSHGVKTKERQLEEQVRELESKQKQFELLQKSKEDIQNLKSKEKNNCSWDGRCLQLLMNEHCTRTDFVCSEIEAVLQASSDPAKLVLDAMQGFYPSNWTVDTTEFVYDLTVIRRSCILLLQQLKRFSLQINPQVRKEAGALAAEWKAKMTVATENGLEILGFLELVSVYEITTVYDSKELQSFLGIVAQHEQGTELCQALGITDRAPGKLFSSNSISLPIKIEEPEFSPVINVAISSSLDLQPNANTDARNLQGCTNEHLSENESVQTKMLFNLQISLDPGEVVLKLIKESLAQCWRKGDVGCESAVMEDSISLLNDLMDVSTPIGPNVIKNAKELAVQWKAKMRVDSENSMEILGFLQFIVTYGLVSTFNRDEIVKLLGTICQHKKALESCQEIGFADMIPDFVQDFIERKQLIEAVSLICTFKLTDRFPPVLLLKEYVEVARKSYCTKWLVKRSLDEKNEVLDDHIAGLKAAIQCIKDNNLEPEFPYKDIEKEIVKLEKHKLNWRCSVPLAAFKVQREPEKGKKPDTTRVSFKIKPPEQRNSKRLKRGGLMD